Proteins encoded within one genomic window of Mycolicibacterium monacense:
- a CDS encoding S1C family serine protease — protein sequence MTERNQPAEGRSTPPAGDSPAVDPATQRAFGRPDGIEGAFASPDRRRDQGEYTPTNQPPGPLLDNVFGQPDRGDEPVSEPWPPQAEDEAPPPAPAAAAPAPAPAGPKLGLVDVLFSGKVSRPALALLGVLALAVGLAGGWMGSKTASIIEAFSIPKVNVSSTARDDEAEGRFTKVARAVADSVVTIEAISEQAGSQGSGVVVDGRGYIVTNNHVVEEAASDAKKWKLSVIFNDGKTVPAHVVGRDPVTDLAVLKVNNVDHLTVARLGDSNRLRVGQEVIAAGAPLGLRSTDTVGIISALNRAVRLSAERSGEDIVISAVQTDAAINHGNSGGPLINMNAEVIGINAAGKSLSDSASGLGFAIPVNEMKHVVETLMRDGVIAHPTLGLTAQSVSDTAAAGAKVTEVKQGEPAEKAGIKDGDVVVKIGDRQIGDLDSFVVAVRQLEIGEGTPVEILREGKPMTLTVEPVAGKPTTKP from the coding sequence GTGACCGAGCGAAACCAGCCCGCCGAAGGCCGGTCGACACCGCCTGCCGGCGACTCCCCGGCGGTCGATCCGGCGACGCAGCGCGCCTTCGGCCGCCCGGACGGCATCGAGGGGGCGTTCGCCTCCCCCGACCGCCGCCGTGACCAGGGCGAATACACGCCGACCAACCAGCCCCCCGGGCCTCTGCTCGACAACGTCTTCGGTCAACCCGATCGCGGTGACGAACCGGTGTCGGAGCCCTGGCCGCCGCAGGCCGAAGACGAGGCCCCGCCTCCTGCGCCCGCGGCTGCGGCGCCCGCGCCCGCCCCGGCCGGCCCCAAACTTGGGCTGGTCGACGTGTTGTTCAGCGGGAAGGTGTCGCGTCCGGCGCTCGCCCTGCTCGGTGTGCTGGCGCTCGCGGTGGGCCTGGCCGGCGGGTGGATGGGCAGCAAGACGGCGTCGATCATCGAGGCGTTCTCGATTCCGAAGGTCAACGTGTCGAGCACCGCGCGCGACGACGAGGCCGAAGGTCGGTTCACTAAGGTGGCCCGCGCGGTCGCCGACTCGGTGGTCACGATCGAGGCGATCAGCGAGCAGGCCGGCTCGCAGGGCTCCGGGGTGGTGGTCGACGGCCGCGGTTACATCGTCACCAACAACCACGTCGTCGAAGAGGCCGCCAGCGATGCGAAGAAGTGGAAGCTGTCGGTGATCTTCAACGACGGCAAGACGGTGCCCGCGCATGTCGTCGGCCGCGATCCGGTGACGGATCTGGCGGTGCTGAAGGTCAACAACGTCGACCACCTGACCGTGGCGCGGCTGGGCGATTCGAATCGCCTGCGCGTCGGGCAGGAGGTGATCGCCGCGGGTGCGCCGCTGGGGCTGCGCAGCACCGACACCGTGGGCATCATCAGCGCGCTCAACCGCGCGGTGCGCCTGTCGGCGGAGCGTTCGGGTGAGGACATCGTGATCTCGGCGGTGCAGACCGATGCGGCGATCAATCACGGCAACTCCGGCGGCCCGTTGATCAACATGAACGCCGAGGTGATCGGTATCAACGCGGCGGGCAAGTCGCTGTCGGACAGCGCCAGCGGTCTGGGCTTCGCGATCCCGGTCAACGAGATGAAACACGTCGTCGAGACGCTGATGCGAGACGGCGTGATCGCCCATCCCACACTGGGTTTGACGGCGCAGTCGGTCAGCGATACCGCGGCGGCCGGGGCGAAGGTGACCGAGGTCAAGCAGGGCGAGCCGGCGGAGAAGGCCGGGATCAAGGACGGCGACGTCGTCGTCAAGATCGGTGACCGTCAGATCGGTGACCTCGACTCGTTCGTCGTCGCGGTGCGCCAACTCGAGATCGGTGAGGGCACGCCGGTCGAGATCCTGCGTGAAGGCAAGCCGATGACGCTGACCGTGGAGCCGGTCGCGGGCAAGCCGACGACCAAGCCGTAA
- a CDS encoding DUF2786 domain-containing protein: MLTQIISIEPGESAQRLHRDQDRRHERQAAGAESTYSSRPNVVSIGVSQRCSAFGRRVLSDPCARLLGMGKRNRQRRTAKQKHRRRSTPRSEYSRPDPEPDRAQLLERLVIAVSTAAGMPTPWRANELLEQSRGYERELDVAADLAVQAAIRAAWERGWSPTDLHEVARRRVEAPAVCYLDEAIALESLRYSVATLHPRWRAELADISTGPAPSAPQMWRWAASRSVDHRTALTVVLQVLHLLGTIPRIDALLPLPGSRNQLTDGVGEVDEKILARVRALLAKAESTEYPDEAEALSAKAQALMIRHSLQGAVADHDDGRAPVVSSRRIWIDNPYVAAKVALVQTVAQANRCRTVWIKDLGCVVAVGSETDLNLVELLTTSLLVQATRAMLTGGRQNGVRGQSNTKSFRFSFLVAYASRIGERLTATNSSVTEELQRDNRRLLPVLVAQNRAAEAEFARLFPGVVATPLAAYDSVGLGAGRSAADMATLDVRDAIAG; encoded by the coding sequence ATGCTGACGCAGATCATCTCCATCGAGCCCGGCGAATCCGCGCAGCGCCTGCACCGCGACCAGGACCGACGGCACGAAAGGCAGGCAGCCGGCGCTGAGTCGACGTACTCGTCGAGGCCGAACGTCGTCAGCATCGGGGTCTCCCAGCGGTGCTCCGCGTTCGGCCGCCGAGTGCTGTCGGACCCCTGCGCCAGACTTCTGGGCATGGGCAAGCGCAACCGCCAGCGGCGGACGGCCAAGCAGAAGCACCGGCGCCGGTCGACACCGAGAAGCGAATACAGCCGGCCTGACCCGGAGCCAGATCGCGCGCAGTTGCTCGAACGCCTCGTCATTGCAGTGAGTACGGCTGCGGGTATGCCCACACCGTGGCGCGCAAACGAACTCTTGGAGCAGTCCCGCGGTTACGAGCGCGAACTCGACGTCGCCGCCGACCTCGCCGTACAGGCGGCGATCCGAGCAGCCTGGGAGCGCGGGTGGTCGCCGACGGATCTGCACGAGGTTGCGCGCCGCCGAGTGGAGGCGCCCGCCGTGTGCTACCTCGACGAGGCCATCGCGCTCGAGTCACTGCGGTACTCGGTGGCGACGCTGCACCCACGGTGGCGCGCCGAGCTCGCCGACATCTCGACCGGGCCGGCGCCGTCCGCGCCACAGATGTGGCGTTGGGCGGCTTCGCGTTCGGTGGATCACCGCACTGCCCTGACCGTCGTTCTTCAGGTGTTGCACCTGCTAGGCACGATTCCTCGGATCGACGCACTGCTTCCGCTGCCGGGCTCACGCAATCAGCTGACCGATGGAGTGGGCGAGGTCGACGAGAAGATCCTCGCCCGGGTGCGCGCGCTGCTGGCCAAGGCCGAGTCCACCGAGTACCCCGACGAGGCCGAGGCGCTGTCGGCCAAGGCGCAGGCACTCATGATCCGACACTCGTTGCAGGGAGCGGTAGCCGATCACGACGATGGGCGAGCACCCGTCGTCAGTTCACGCCGAATCTGGATCGACAATCCCTATGTGGCTGCCAAGGTGGCGCTGGTGCAGACCGTCGCCCAGGCAAATCGGTGCCGCACCGTGTGGATCAAAGACCTTGGTTGCGTCGTGGCCGTGGGTTCGGAGACCGACCTGAACCTCGTCGAACTGCTCACCACGTCGCTGCTGGTGCAGGCGACCCGCGCGATGTTGACCGGAGGACGCCAGAACGGTGTTCGGGGTCAGTCGAACACGAAGTCGTTCCGGTTCTCCTTCCTGGTCGCCTATGCCAGCCGCATCGGCGAACGGCTCACCGCCACCAATTCCTCTGTTACCGAGGAACTGCAACGCGACAACCGGCGGTTGCTGCCGGTACTGGTCGCGCAGAACCGGGCGGCCGAGGCGGAATTCGCTCGGCTCTTCCCGGGAGTGGTGGCTACTCCGCTGGCCGCCTACGACTCCGTCGGCCTGGGCGCCGGGCGCTCGGCGGCGGACATGGCGACTCTCGACGTCCGAGACGCGATCGCGGGCTGA
- a CDS encoding SDR family oxidoreductase produces the protein MSTAPLTGRRALVTGGSRGIGAEIVRRLAADGAAVAFTYSASGTNAEKLVAEVAADGGTAVAIQADAADPAQTAAAVDRAVAELGGLDIVVNNAAVAHIAPFDEFPAEQFDRLVAINIGGMYWTTRTAIKHLGEGGRIINIGSINADRIPGPGLSVYGMTKGAVASFTRGLARDLGASGITVNNVQPGPIDTDANPDSGDFAESLKQVTTQGRYGHTTDVASFVSFLAGPQSGYITGANLNVDGGFTV, from the coding sequence ATGAGCACAGCACCCCTGACCGGACGGCGGGCACTGGTGACCGGAGGGTCGCGCGGGATCGGCGCGGAGATCGTGCGGCGACTGGCCGCCGACGGTGCCGCGGTGGCGTTCACCTACTCGGCGTCCGGCACGAACGCGGAGAAACTCGTGGCCGAGGTGGCTGCGGACGGTGGCACGGCGGTGGCCATTCAGGCGGATGCAGCCGATCCGGCGCAGACTGCGGCCGCCGTCGACCGTGCGGTCGCCGAACTCGGCGGCCTGGACATCGTGGTGAACAACGCCGCCGTCGCGCACATCGCGCCATTCGACGAGTTCCCGGCCGAACAGTTCGACCGTCTGGTGGCCATCAACATCGGTGGCATGTACTGGACCACCCGCACCGCGATCAAGCACCTGGGTGAGGGTGGGCGGATCATCAACATCGGCAGCATCAACGCCGACCGCATTCCCGGGCCCGGACTGTCGGTCTACGGCATGACCAAGGGGGCGGTGGCCTCGTTCACCCGCGGGCTGGCCCGCGACCTCGGCGCGAGCGGCATCACCGTCAACAACGTGCAGCCCGGGCCGATCGACACCGACGCCAACCCCGACAGCGGCGACTTCGCCGAGAGCCTCAAGCAGGTCACCACCCAGGGCCGCTACGGGCACACCACCGACGTCGCCTCGTTCGTGAGCTTCCTGGCCGGCCCGCAGTCCGGATACATCACGGGCGCGAACCTGAACGTCGACGGCGGATTCACCGTCTGA
- a CDS encoding SIR2 family protein, with product MGHLFVAQGDLTKLACDAIMIPCDSAGNVNAVWRDLLPAALPASQFDPGWLVLPGEPNEAGVIAPAVKGRPVWAFVTVDVHHGATPQEVVDRTWTALEYVAEKATKRGGHAAPLIGLPLPGTGQGGLDTQRAEVINALLERYRATTLTADVALILFDRRDFAAVQERRSSENWSELSDELRNHADRLGQFAAHGELSLFLGAGISKPVGLPDWSELLKALAKEAGADAPVGDDPYRAAEPIIEKLGGYRHEAVRRLLDKHLHGVGHALLASIDVRRMVTTNFDSCMEEALKAPAGERFRVLTRQLAAGGSRWLLKINGDVDQPDSIVLTEGDLERYPDERRALEGVVQTLLLTSHLLFVGFSLTDKNFLAMAEAVSKVRARAQDRESSKPGTALALTAEGLERAQYKDLEMLSMGAASSAEGARILEIFLDRLVWAASTESELATEYLLDGRYASGLSERDGALRDLLIGMVETASPQAKSSSGWKRVEECLRSLGYAETAGGSPIRAKA from the coding sequence GTGGGCCATCTCTTCGTCGCCCAGGGTGACCTGACCAAGCTGGCGTGCGACGCCATCATGATTCCCTGCGATTCGGCCGGGAACGTCAACGCCGTGTGGCGGGACCTGTTGCCCGCAGCGCTACCGGCCTCGCAGTTCGATCCCGGTTGGCTGGTACTTCCGGGCGAACCGAACGAGGCTGGCGTCATCGCCCCAGCGGTCAAGGGCCGTCCGGTGTGGGCATTTGTGACGGTGGACGTCCATCACGGCGCCACCCCGCAGGAGGTAGTCGACCGCACGTGGACGGCGCTCGAATATGTGGCCGAGAAGGCGACCAAACGAGGGGGCCACGCGGCACCTTTGATCGGCCTCCCGCTACCCGGCACCGGTCAAGGTGGATTGGACACCCAACGGGCTGAGGTCATCAACGCCCTCTTGGAACGTTATCGGGCGACGACTCTGACCGCTGACGTGGCACTCATACTCTTCGACCGACGTGACTTCGCAGCCGTGCAGGAGCGCAGAAGCTCTGAGAACTGGAGTGAACTGTCCGACGAACTCCGTAACCATGCAGACCGGTTGGGGCAGTTCGCTGCACACGGCGAGCTCTCGCTCTTTCTCGGTGCAGGTATATCCAAGCCGGTCGGTCTGCCCGACTGGTCGGAGTTGCTCAAGGCTCTCGCCAAGGAGGCGGGCGCCGATGCACCGGTCGGCGACGACCCGTATCGAGCTGCCGAACCGATCATCGAGAAGCTCGGAGGTTATCGGCATGAAGCCGTCCGGCGGCTCTTGGACAAGCATCTCCATGGCGTCGGCCACGCGCTTCTGGCGAGTATCGACGTCCGACGCATGGTGACCACCAACTTCGACTCCTGCATGGAAGAAGCGCTCAAAGCTCCTGCGGGTGAACGATTCAGGGTGCTCACGCGTCAACTGGCGGCAGGCGGGTCGCGGTGGTTGCTCAAGATCAACGGTGACGTCGACCAGCCCGACTCCATCGTGCTGACCGAGGGTGACCTCGAGCGTTACCCCGACGAGCGGCGCGCGCTCGAAGGCGTCGTGCAGACGCTCTTGTTGACGAGCCACCTGCTGTTCGTGGGGTTCAGCCTGACGGACAAGAACTTCCTCGCGATGGCCGAAGCCGTCTCGAAAGTGCGTGCCAGAGCGCAAGACCGGGAGTCGTCGAAACCCGGCACTGCGCTGGCGCTCACGGCGGAAGGACTGGAGCGGGCGCAGTACAAGGACCTCGAGATGCTGTCCATGGGAGCTGCGTCCTCGGCCGAAGGTGCGCGGATTCTCGAGATCTTCCTCGACCGCCTGGTGTGGGCGGCCTCGACGGAAAGCGAACTCGCGACCGAGTATCTGCTCGACGGCCGCTATGCGAGTGGCCTGTCGGAACGCGACGGGGCCCTTCGGGACCTGCTCATCGGCATGGTCGAAACCGCTTCACCGCAGGCGAAGTCGAGTAGCGGCTGGAAGCGGGTCGAGGAGTGCCTGCGAAGCCTCGGCTACGCCGAAACTGCTGGGGGATCGCCGATTCGCGCGAAAGCGTGA
- a CDS encoding SDR family oxidoreductase, whose product MIPSIKRSLRLAGMRPVPRWPARPTVDLRGKRILLTGASSGIGAVAAQKLAAEGAFVIAVARREALLAEVVERITAAGGSASAIPANLANLDEVDALMERVGPVDVLINNAARSIRRPLAQSLDRWHDVERVMQLNYYAPLRLIRGLAPGMIERGDGHIINIASWRVLPESSPMFAAYNASKAALSAVSRVIDTEWGHAGVHATTVYYPLVSTPMIAPTQAYSGLAALSADEAAQWMVTAARTRPIRIAPRKALALRALDVVAPRALNNIFERETNRMNRNAIKAAAAQGH is encoded by the coding sequence ATGATTCCGAGCATCAAGAGGTCGTTGCGGCTGGCCGGGATGCGTCCTGTTCCACGGTGGCCGGCGCGCCCGACGGTCGATCTGCGCGGTAAGCGGATCCTGCTGACCGGAGCATCCTCGGGGATCGGTGCCGTCGCCGCGCAGAAGCTCGCCGCCGAAGGCGCTTTCGTCATCGCGGTCGCGCGCCGAGAGGCGCTGTTGGCCGAGGTGGTCGAACGCATCACCGCGGCCGGCGGCTCCGCCAGCGCCATCCCGGCCAACCTGGCGAACCTCGACGAGGTCGATGCGTTGATGGAAAGAGTTGGCCCCGTTGATGTTCTGATCAACAATGCCGCGCGGTCGATCCGCAGGCCGTTGGCCCAGTCACTGGATCGCTGGCACGACGTCGAACGGGTCATGCAGCTCAACTACTACGCGCCGCTGCGGCTCATCCGCGGACTGGCACCCGGGATGATCGAACGCGGCGACGGCCACATCATCAACATCGCCAGCTGGCGGGTGCTGCCGGAGTCGTCGCCGATGTTCGCCGCCTACAACGCATCCAAGGCGGCGCTGAGCGCCGTCAGCCGCGTCATCGACACCGAATGGGGCCACGCGGGCGTGCACGCGACGACCGTGTACTACCCGTTGGTGTCGACGCCGATGATCGCACCGACGCAGGCCTACAGCGGCCTCGCAGCCCTGTCCGCCGACGAGGCCGCACAGTGGATGGTCACCGCGGCGCGCACCCGGCCGATCCGCATCGCGCCCCGCAAGGCGCTGGCGCTGCGGGCGCTCGACGTCGTGGCCCCGCGCGCGCTCAACAACATTTTCGAGCGCGAGACCAACCGGATGAACCGCAATGCCATCAAAGCGGCTGCCGCTCAGGGGCATTAG
- a CDS encoding mechanosensitive ion channel family protein yields MDVYTLAFEWTDTNKHWFIEVPIRIVAYTVVALIARYVLHRMIDRAATGRSKSRGTSDLEQSKKPPLLRHLRDRAPSSVTGVKTAERRQQRAQTIGSVLKSTVSIVLLIWVVLAVLNVVGVNIAPFIASAGVVGLAIGFGAQNLVRDFVTGVFMLLEDQYGVGDTVDLGEAVGEVESVGLRVTTVRDIDGTLWYVRNGEIARVGNMSQDYAVARIEMPVALTADVAQAERVAVEAAEEALEDPALAAKVLGKPEMLGVQELSPDLLTLRMTLKTRPNAQWSVQRRLRREILRAYDENGIELPYRQGRVYAMAEE; encoded by the coding sequence ATGGACGTCTACACACTCGCTTTCGAATGGACGGACACCAACAAACATTGGTTCATCGAGGTCCCCATCCGGATCGTCGCGTACACCGTCGTCGCCCTGATCGCCCGCTACGTACTGCACCGGATGATCGACCGTGCCGCCACCGGCCGCAGCAAGTCCCGCGGCACGTCTGACCTGGAACAGTCCAAGAAGCCGCCGCTGCTGCGCCACCTGCGTGATCGCGCCCCGTCCTCGGTGACCGGCGTGAAGACCGCCGAACGGCGCCAGCAGCGCGCACAGACCATCGGATCGGTGCTCAAGTCGACCGTGTCGATCGTGCTGCTGATCTGGGTGGTGCTGGCCGTGCTCAACGTGGTCGGCGTGAACATCGCACCGTTCATCGCCTCGGCCGGCGTCGTCGGCCTGGCCATCGGCTTCGGCGCGCAGAACCTGGTCCGCGACTTCGTGACCGGCGTGTTCATGCTGCTCGAGGACCAGTACGGCGTCGGTGACACCGTCGACCTCGGCGAAGCGGTCGGCGAGGTGGAAAGCGTCGGCCTGCGGGTCACCACGGTCCGTGACATCGACGGCACGCTCTGGTACGTCCGCAACGGTGAGATCGCCCGGGTCGGCAACATGAGCCAGGACTACGCCGTTGCCCGCATCGAGATGCCTGTTGCGCTGACCGCCGATGTTGCGCAGGCCGAACGGGTGGCGGTCGAGGCCGCCGAGGAGGCCCTCGAAGACCCGGCATTGGCCGCGAAGGTGCTGGGCAAGCCGGAGATGCTCGGTGTGCAGGAGCTCTCGCCCGACCTGTTGACGTTGCGGATGACCCTCAAGACACGTCCGAACGCGCAGTGGTCGGTGCAGCGACGGCTGCGGCGGGAGATTCTGCGCGCCTACGACGAGAACGGCATCGAGCTGCCGTACCGGCAGGGGCGGGTCTACGCGATGGCCGAGGAGTAG
- a CDS encoding TetR/AcrR family transcriptional regulator, whose amino-acid sequence MTVGRPREFDPDQVEDVAMKLFWERGFGGVSISDVTAATGVNRRSIYAEFGSKENLFDRALRRYLAGPSAYTAEALTCPTAREVAEAMVHGAADTVSGDVHGCLTVGEAPGLAEWRDATVHRLAERFDKAVADGELSGVDTLLLARWVAAVCQGIAIQARSGASRADLHVVADLALRGWPSA is encoded by the coding sequence ATGACCGTCGGGCGGCCGCGGGAGTTCGACCCCGATCAGGTCGAGGATGTGGCGATGAAGCTGTTCTGGGAGCGGGGCTTCGGCGGCGTCTCGATCTCGGACGTGACGGCCGCGACCGGGGTCAACCGGCGCAGCATTTACGCCGAGTTCGGGTCGAAGGAGAATCTGTTCGACCGCGCCCTGCGGCGTTACCTCGCCGGCCCCAGCGCGTACACGGCCGAAGCGCTGACGTGTCCGACCGCCCGCGAGGTTGCCGAGGCGATGGTGCACGGTGCGGCCGACACGGTCAGCGGCGATGTGCACGGCTGCCTGACCGTCGGCGAGGCACCCGGCCTGGCCGAGTGGCGCGACGCCACGGTGCACCGGCTCGCCGAACGCTTCGACAAAGCGGTGGCCGACGGCGAATTGTCCGGCGTGGACACACTACTGCTGGCCCGCTGGGTCGCCGCCGTGTGCCAGGGGATCGCGATACAGGCCCGCAGCGGAGCCAGCCGCGCCGATCTGCACGTCGTCGCCGACCTGGCGTTGAGGGGTTGGCCCTCAGCGTGA
- a CDS encoding DMT family transporter, with protein sequence MKASVGHRPENLALGAALTTAAFFCVALVGTLAKVAGQYTSTGVLLLFQNLICLLFIVPVVARDGWSSLRTSKIGLHVTRAVTGTACWYALFFAISQIPLANATLLTYSAPLWMPLVAWVVTRQPVARATWIGAGIGFAGVMLVLQPQARSFHIGEVSALAGAVLLAVAMMTVRWLGATEPMTRVLFYYFLLSTVLSVPIAAFDWQAFPPRAWGWLIALGFAQLFSQILIVVAYRYASAEKVGPFIYCVIVFTALIDWIVWHHPPTLYMYLGMALVIGGGLVAVRARSPVAVG encoded by the coding sequence GTGAAAGCGTCGGTGGGGCACCGGCCCGAGAACCTGGCCCTGGGCGCGGCGCTGACGACGGCGGCGTTCTTCTGCGTGGCGCTGGTCGGCACGCTGGCGAAGGTGGCAGGCCAATACACCTCGACCGGGGTGCTGTTGTTGTTCCAGAACCTGATCTGCCTGTTGTTCATCGTTCCGGTCGTGGCGCGCGACGGGTGGTCGTCGCTGCGGACCTCCAAAATCGGTCTGCACGTGACGCGGGCGGTCACCGGCACGGCGTGCTGGTATGCGCTGTTCTTCGCGATCTCCCAGATCCCGTTGGCCAACGCGACGCTGCTGACCTACAGCGCTCCGCTGTGGATGCCGTTGGTGGCGTGGGTGGTCACCCGGCAACCGGTGGCGAGGGCGACGTGGATCGGCGCCGGCATCGGGTTCGCGGGAGTGATGCTGGTGCTGCAGCCGCAGGCCCGCAGCTTCCACATCGGCGAAGTGTCTGCGCTGGCGGGCGCGGTCCTGCTGGCCGTCGCGATGATGACGGTGCGCTGGCTCGGGGCGACCGAGCCGATGACCCGGGTGCTGTTCTACTACTTCCTGCTGTCGACCGTATTGTCCGTTCCCATCGCGGCTTTCGACTGGCAGGCGTTTCCGCCGCGGGCGTGGGGGTGGTTGATCGCCCTCGGTTTCGCGCAGCTGTTCTCGCAGATCCTCATCGTGGTGGCCTACCGGTACGCGTCGGCGGAGAAGGTCGGACCGTTCATCTACTGCGTCATCGTGTTCACCGCGCTGATCGACTGGATCGTCTGGCACCATCCCCCGACGCTGTACATGTATCTCGGGATGGCGTTGGTGATCGGCGGCGGCCTGGTCGCGGTGCGGGCGCGTTCCCCGGTGGCGGTTGGGTAA
- a CDS encoding TetR/AcrR family transcriptional regulator, which yields MVQRRDVDAGITEATLDLLRTKGPRSVTVEAVTARSGIAKTTIYRRHSDRRDMLAVALSRVTAPEPLAPDTDAPDRLRWVIGEAVKAIEDGIGFGGFAALLTDDDPEFTALFRQILVDQRAEIEAVIDAGSADGSFREDVDGAALIDAIVGAHIAERARTGTVAEGWEERLFELFWPVVRA from the coding sequence ATGGTGCAGCGACGGGACGTCGACGCCGGGATCACCGAAGCCACCCTGGACCTGCTGCGCACGAAGGGGCCGCGGTCGGTGACCGTCGAGGCGGTGACCGCACGCTCGGGGATCGCGAAGACGACGATCTACCGCAGGCACAGCGACCGACGGGACATGCTGGCCGTCGCACTCTCGCGGGTGACCGCGCCGGAACCGCTCGCTCCGGACACCGACGCGCCGGACCGGCTGCGGTGGGTGATCGGGGAGGCGGTCAAGGCGATCGAGGACGGCATCGGCTTCGGCGGCTTCGCGGCGCTGCTCACCGACGACGACCCGGAGTTCACCGCGCTCTTCCGTCAGATCCTCGTCGACCAGCGGGCCGAGATCGAGGCGGTGATCGACGCGGGCAGCGCCGACGGCTCGTTTCGCGAGGACGTCGACGGTGCGGCGCTGATCGACGCCATCGTCGGTGCGCACATCGCCGAGCGCGCGCGGACGGGAACCGTGGCAGAGGGGTGGGAGGAGCGGTTGTTCGAGCTCTTCTGGCCGGTCGTGCGTGCGTGA
- a CDS encoding Bug family tripartite tricarboxylate transporter substrate binding protein, translated as MIKSALGALLAATLVLTGCQDSKPAAATQDYPSGPVTMTAGANPGSGFDITIRAVVEALQKERLVDVPLPVQNRPGGIGAQFLATMVEQCRGKDDQVSVTSLSMMMNELRGLSEYGYTDVTMIARLMTEYYVVVTGAGSPYKNLTDVMAAVKADPAVPIGAATDDQAPFDLLVAAAGGDPSTINYVPFEGGGDQSTALRNGEIPVAITGISEVVDQVKSGEFTALGVLSEERLPNLDVPTAREQGLDVTLSNWRGLYGPPDMPQFAVAYWQTALGEMVRSPTWQQIAARSHFTTTFMTGDEFQTFLAETQEDVKTALEEAGP; from the coding sequence GTGATCAAATCCGCGCTGGGCGCGTTGCTGGCTGCCACGCTCGTGCTCACCGGTTGCCAGGACTCGAAACCGGCTGCCGCCACGCAGGACTACCCCTCGGGGCCGGTGACGATGACGGCGGGCGCCAATCCCGGCAGCGGGTTCGACATCACGATCCGCGCGGTCGTCGAGGCACTGCAGAAGGAGCGCCTCGTCGACGTCCCGCTGCCGGTGCAGAATCGGCCGGGCGGTATCGGAGCGCAATTCCTCGCCACCATGGTCGAGCAGTGCCGGGGCAAGGACGACCAGGTGTCGGTCACCTCGCTGTCGATGATGATGAACGAACTGCGCGGCCTCTCGGAGTACGGCTACACCGACGTCACGATGATCGCGCGCCTGATGACGGAGTACTACGTCGTCGTCACCGGCGCGGGGAGCCCGTACAAGAACCTGACCGACGTGATGGCCGCCGTGAAGGCCGACCCCGCCGTCCCGATCGGCGCCGCCACCGACGATCAGGCCCCCTTCGACCTGCTCGTCGCCGCGGCGGGTGGAGACCCGTCGACGATCAACTACGTGCCCTTCGAGGGCGGCGGCGACCAAAGCACCGCCCTGCGCAACGGCGAGATCCCCGTGGCGATCACGGGGATCAGCGAAGTCGTCGACCAGGTGAAGTCCGGAGAGTTCACCGCCCTCGGTGTGCTCTCCGAGGAGCGGCTGCCGAACCTCGACGTGCCCACCGCCCGCGAGCAGGGACTCGACGTCACGCTGTCCAACTGGCGCGGCCTCTACGGCCCACCGGACATGCCGCAGTTCGCGGTCGCTTACTGGCAGACGGCCCTCGGCGAGATGGTGCGGTCACCGACCTGGCAGCAGATCGCCGCGCGCAGCCACTTCACCACCACCTTCATGACCGGTGACGAGTTCCAGACCTTCCTCGCCGAGACGCAGGAAGACGTCAAGACCGCCCTCGAGGAAGCGGGTCCCTGA